AAGAGCTGTGTAGGTTGCAGCTTCTGTAGTGATAACGGCGTTATCAAGCTTTATTTTTACATTGTCTGTAAACCTGATATTTGTTTCATCTATACGTTCAGAGTGTTTGCTTGTAATTTCTTTTACTTTATTGACTTGTAGTTTGACATTTCCAGTATATTGAGTTGTGCAGTCAGACTCGGACCAGCTAGTTTCATCTGCAGAAATATTTACTTCAGCATTAGCACAGGTTGTGGTTGTAGCGGCAATTGTGAGTGCAGCAATTAAGTATTTTCTCATTTTATAGCCTGGTTATTGTCATATTGATAAAGTATCTGTTGTAAAAAGGATAGCTTTTTTAGGAATAAAGTACTTGTTTTAATGTTACGGATTAGTAACATTACAGCTAATGGGAAAATCAAAATATAAGGAGTTATACTTATTTGTAATCTAGATATTATTGGTATTTTACTTGATATAAGTATTTTTGCCACTATTTAGGTTGTATGTTGGGGTGTTACTGTTGTGTAACAATTGGTGTGAGTAAATACCGTAGTGGTCTTATTTATTGTTTCTAGAATGTGATATTAAATTAATATGGTTACCATTTTTAAAAGAAAGTTATGCTATTTTACTCTTGCGTGCTTGCTGAGTGGTTGTGCAACATCAGACTCAGCTATAAAACAGTTTGTTCGTGATTTTTATGACTCTACGTTACTGACTAGGGTAGGGATACTTTCCGGAGATGAAGTAAAGCCATATTTAAGTAAAGACTTAAGAAAACTTTTGGCTGATGCAAAGGCTCAACAGGAACAGTTTATTCAACAACAACCAAATCTTAAACCTGATCTAGTTGATACATTACTTTTTACGAGCATGCCGCATGACTTAGCTTATAAAACCTTTATTGAAGAAGTCACTGAAGTAAATAATATGTATAAAGTAACTGTAAGCTTTTATGCGGTACAAGAAGATTATAAATGTACTGATAAGCTGTTTATAATTACCGGTGAGTCAGTTTTTCAGGTTGCGGACATTGAATTAGGTTGTTATAGCTCTAAAAGGCTAACAGCGCTTCTATTGGATGCTATTGGGAATAATCAATAATTATTTTTAAATTAAAATGAAAAACTCAGTTTATAATTGAGGGAGGTTAATAGCTTATTTTAAACGTCAGGTTTATCATTCTGCCAGGTGCCTTTATGACTCTTCTATCCAGATTAGATGACTGTGAAAATACAGTAAAGTAGTCTTTATTAAATAAGTTGTGTATAGCTAAAGTAATACTTGCATTGTTAAGCTGATACCTTCCTAGCAGGTCAAATGTAGTAAATGACTGCACTTTGCCTTTAAACTGTTCGCCATTGCCAATATCATCTGGAAAACGGTTGCGCTCACCGGAGTATAAGGCTTGGAGTCTAATTAACGTGTTTTTTACTGGTTTATATTCCACATAAGCTGTTGCCTTTAGCGGTGGAATTCGTTGGCCTGATAAATACTCTGTTCCAGTATCTGTATCTCGTTCACCTTCTAGCCAGGAAAAAGTACCTCCTGCAACCCAGTACTTGTTATAGAGGTACTGAGTAGTTAGCTCAAGTCCTTCGATACTTTCAGGTGTTTGTTCTGGAGTTAGCAGGTCTGTGCCTGGTACAGCAGTGAGTTGCAGCCCTAAATCAGATGTGCTTCGGTATGCGGTAAATGAAAATCTGAAATTATCTTGTTTAATACGAATGCCTATTTCGGTACTACGATTATCAATGGCCTCTATATCTATACTATCAAATTCGATTGTATTACTTGCGTTGCGTAATACCCTTCCAATTTCAGGTACATCATAGCCTTCAGATACTCCTGCAAATATTTCTGTATAATCAGTCAGCTTATAAACTAGACCAATATTAAACGAGGTTTTCTGGAAAGTGACTTCACCACCATTAATATGACCGCCAAAAACGGTATTAAAGTCATCTACCTGAATTTGAGTGTGCTCATCACGCAGGCCTGCTTTTGTACTGAGTCTTTTTGTGATATTGCTTTGAAATTGTACAAAGGGTGCATGTTGAGTCATAGTCATAAAGGGCGTCCATGTATCTCCCCCTATAGAGCCAGATAATAGTGTTTGTCCAGTTTTATCTCTTAATACATCAATCCCCCAATCAAGAGCTGTCCTTTGATTATCAAATAACGCTTCTAGTGGAGTATTAAAGTCAAATCGTAAACCGTACTTTTTGGAAGTGATGGTTGATTGCCCAACCATATCACTACTACGAACCAATGGTGAGTCTTCTATAAATGCTCCAAAAATATTGTCATAATCTTGATAATAGGTTTGAGCATGAAAAGTGCTCCCAAAAATAGCTTGGTGCTTATAGATCAGACTGAGGATGAGATTTTTGCTTCCTGGGTCTTCAGTATTACTTTTGGCCGGTGTGCGTACAGCAGTGGCTTTGGTTCTGGAAATGACATCACCGCCAACTGTCTCGTAAATGTCCTCCATGGCGTGTTCATAGTATAAAGCACTGAACGCGACGCGTTGTTGTTGCCAGTCATAGGCAAGTTTACTATAAAGGTTCATGTTTTTGGATTCTGGTAATCCTATGGAGGAATTGCCGGCGGTCTTAGAAGGAATTCTGTCTCCTTCAGCATCAAAGAACCCATCAACTTGTTCATAAAAGGCAGATGCGAAAAAGCTTAGGTTATTAGCTGTTCCTTTTAATGATTGCACTAAACTTGTACTACCACTGTCTTCGATATGGGTTAAAGCAGCACTTTTAGATAATTCGGAGCTTAATACTGTAGCACTACCAGGCGCAGTATCTTTGGTAATGTAGTTAATAGTACCGCCAGAGCTTCCTACACCATATAGCGAATTAGCTCCATGCATGACTTTGATGGATTGCAGAACAGAAGCATCTAAAGAACGTAAAGCTTGATCGCCAGTACGTAAAGGTGTATCAATCGGAACCCCATTAATCAGTATTGCCATTTTTCTACCACGTATAGTAGTAGAGCGGTTGAAGGCTGTCATGGTTGAAGGAGGTAAGCTCGGTACATAGTTGCTTAAAATAAAGCCGAGGTCATTAAATATAGCGCGCTGTGTATCAATTGACTCTTGGTTAATGATGGTGACTGTGCTAGGAATTGCACTATTTGATTCAGGTAAACGGGAATGTACCTTAGTGGTCAGTAGCTCTTCCAGGCTTAACTCAAATAAGTCATCTGCAGGGTTTACTCCTTGTTCAGCGGTTGCGGTAGAAATAACTATGGAATAGAGAATACTATAAATAAAAATCGGTGCTGGCTTGATTTGCTTGAGACTGAACCACATAAGCGAATAAAAAACAGTTCATATTAATATCTACACTATAGTTACTATCAATTTTTATTCTAGTGGTGTGTTTATCTTGTTTATATAGTGGGTATTTAATAGTCTAGTTAGGCTCGTGTGCTAATTTATGTCTTTAGGGAATAACTTGTACTTTTAATATACCCAATACGAATAGTTTTTAGGTGCGGCCATCAAGTGACGAGTCCCCATGAGCCTATAATAATAGGTGATTGGGGCGAGGAATGAAGACAGTTAAATGCTCCACGGCAATTGCTCCTGCATTGCTCTAATTAGTGGTATCCATACCACCATGCATAAACTGCATTCCCATCCTCCATGGTGGTCATAACAAAATCTAGAAGTCATTCGTGAAGGGTATAATGCTAATGAGTATTAAGTGATACCCCTAAAGGGAAAGTGGGTAGCTCTATTAATATCTATCAAATAGCTGCTGGTATTATTTTGACTCTCTTATGCTAGCTATTTCATCCCATATTTTGTGTGCGAGCGCTTTATTTTCTCTATAGAATTTGTGAGAAAACAGTAAATAATAATTTTTGCTTTGAACTGGTGGTGTGATCATACGAATATCTTGAAATTCATTTGGGTATGTATGTAGCTGGCTCTGAATGTTTGCTTCTAAGTCAACAATTGCATGAATTCGCTTTCGTTTTAACATGCGTAAGCTGACTAATGAGCCATTAGTTTCTATGATGTTTTTTATTCCTCTATTTTCTAAATCACTTATTATTGAATAGCCTCTTGTTACACCAATATACTTATTTAATAAGTCTTCAACTGACTTAATAGCTGATGCTTGAGTGGTGAAAATAGAGTAACTTTGAGTACTGTTTCTTTTGGATGTATCTATTTCTCCATCGGTCATTGGATAAACGCCAACTTTCATTCGCTCTTTTTTGAAGCTAGCATCGATTGTCCCGTCCATAATGTTTTGTTGAACTGAGTACAAGCACCGCTTCCAGGGCATTTTTTCAAACTGGAAATTGATTTTAAGTTGGTAGCCAACTGCTTGAATCATCTCAATGGTTATACCTGGGTTATCAGCCAGGTGATCACCCATATTAAAAGGTGGATTGGGTTCTATATTATAAGTCAGATGAATTGTTGTGGATGATGCTTGTATAACCAGTGCATTTGATAGTGCAGCTATTATAAATAGTATTATAAACATTGGGTGGTTAGCTGCTTTCAGTGTATATCTCATCTTGGTGTCACTGTTGGCTTGCTTGGAAAGGCAACCAGCTTTACACTTCGCAAGCCGTCTTGTTCAAGACTCCGTCAGCTTGCGCAGAGGCCATAAACAATTATTAGAGGCGCCCTAAGAACTGCCTCGCTTAAGACCAAGCATAGCAACGCCCAGTTATCTTTCGCCATGAGCTTCAACCTACCGCCTGGCTGTAGAGTCTATCATGTAGACTCGGTATTGTTGGTTTGTGTAATAAGTATAGAACAATGATTTTTGATGGAGTTCTATTTACTGTAGTAAATGTTATGTTATAACATAACATTAATGTGATTTATATGAAATATGGCTTATATGAAGAGTATCCTTATGAAATGGCTAGTGAAGCAGCTAATGTTTTCTATTGTGCTGGTTGGAGTATCCGCTCAGGCTTTATGGGCAGATATTCATTTTAAAGATGTGATAGGGCGAAATATCACGCTTAAAAAGCCAGCAGAGCGCATATTTTTGGGCTTTTATTTTGAAGATTTTTTAGCCATAACGGGGCCAAACGCTTATGAAAAAGTTGTGATGTTTCCTCGGGCTTCCTGGCGTGATTATCGACGGTCTCAGTGGGAAACTTACAGCAAAATTATTCCTCAGCTAACCACAATTCTAGACTCAGGCTCGATTTATACCGGTACCTTTGACTTTGAAAAGCTGTTGGCAACAAAGCCTGATGTGGCACTTATTGCAGCATGGCAATATAAATCTTTAGGGGAAAAAGTGGCGCTTTTGGAAAAGTCAGGAATTAATGTGGTTGTTGTTGATTTTAATGCGCAAACACTCGCTAAACATGTGGCTAGCACTCTGGTTATAGGCAAAGTGATGGGAACAGAAGGCCGTGCTGAAGCAATTGCAAAAGAATATCAGCAAACGGTTGAAGATACTCAAGCAAGGGTAGCTAAGTATTTAGCTTCACACCCTTCACGTCGGGTGTATGTGGAAATGGGTACAACGGGTCCAAAGGAGTATGGTAAAAGTTACTCAACAACCATGTGGGGAAATATGCTTAAAATTGCCGGAGCTGATAATATTGCCACGGGTAAATTTGAAGGTTCTGCTCATCTGGCACCAGAGTATATATTAAGTCAAAACCCTGAGGTGATTTTTATTTCAGGTGCCCATTGGTCTAAATATAATGATAGTGCTTTACTAGGCTTTGGTATCACTGAAGCACAAGCGCAAGCTCGCTATAAGCCTTATTTAAGTCGTGCAGGATGGCATCATCTGGCAGCGGTAAAAAATGGTGATGTGTATGGTATTTATCACGCTGGCACAAGAACCATTTATGATCATGTTTTTATTCAATACCTGGCAAAGTCTATTTATCCTGAAGCATTTAAAGATATTGATCCTATAAAAAACCATCAAAAATTTTTTGAAAACTATATGCCACAACAGTTGAATGGTTCATTTATGATAAAAGTGGCAGATTAGCCATGAGTGAAGCCATAAAAGGTAAGCTATTAATAATGCAGGAAGAGCCTGTTATTAATGGACTTTACCAACAACTTAATAAAAAACGGATGTGGCGCTTAGTTATAATATGTCTATTTTTAACAGCGAGTTTAGGGTTAGATGTCAGCATTGGCTCATCTTGGATGAACTTATTTGAGATATTTAATGCACTTATTTCAGGGCCAGGTAGTAATAGTGTCAATACTACCATTGTCTGGCAACTGAGATTACCATTAACGTTAACCTGTATGATGGTTGGGGCCTGTTTAGGGTTGGCGGGTGGCTTAATGCAAACGTTGCTTGCAAACCCACTGGCTAGCCCATATACCCTTGGAGTCTCTGCAGCAGCTGGATTTGGTGCAGCAGTTGCTATTTTATCTGGTGTCACAATATTGGGTAATACATGGCTAGGGGTACCCATTGCTGCTTTTATTGCAGCCGGTTTATCTAGCTTGGCTATTTATTTTATCGGTAAAAGACAAAATATGGATGCAAAAGTACTGGTTTTAGCCGGTATAGTGATACTCTTTTTCTTTCAGGCCCTGTTATCACTCGCTCAATATTTAGCTTCACCTGAAGTATTACAGCAAATTGTGTTCTGGCTTTTTGGTAGTTTGCTAAAAGCCAATTGGGTTTCAGTTGGCGTTGCAGGTATTATCTTGCTGATCAGTATAATTTGGATATATCCCAAAGTATGGGTATTGACAGCTTTATCCAGTGGCGATGAGCAAGCTCAAGCCTTAGGCATAAATACCAGCAAGATAAGGCTGCAAGTATTTTTGCTGTGTTCCCTATTAACGACAGGTGCCGTTTCTTTTGTCGGTACGATAGGCTTTATTGGTCTTGTTGCTCCTCACTTATCGCGTATGTTGGTTGGAGAGGATCAACGTTTTTATTTGCCTGCGGCGACATTGATAGGTGCGTTACTATTAACTTCTGCCTCGTTGGTTTCAAAGGTGATTATTCCTGGTGCAATTATCCCAATTGGTATTATTACATCGTTAGTGGGGGTCCCTTTTCTTCTGTATTTACTGGTCAGCAGGCGATTTAATCAATGAGAAGCTTATGTCTTGAAGAACTTTGTGTTTCGTTGAGTGGTAAATCTATTCTTAAAGAAATTAATACTCAATTTACAGGTGGAGATTTTACCTCAATTCTTGGTCCAAATGGGTCAGGGAAAACGACATTACTTAAAGCCATTATGGGAATGGTAAGATCTCAAGGGAGAATTAGTTGTTTTGAAAATACAACACCCGTTGCTCGCCTTGAGTCGTCTTATTTATGCCAGTTTATTCATTCCAACTGTCAGCTGACAGTCATAGAAATGGTATTACTTGGTTTTGTTAAGCAATTGTCGTGGCAGGTAACCCCAGAGCAAGAGAGCCAAGCAGAGCAAATTTTATCAGAATTTAATTTATTGAAAATCGCAACTCGCCGATTTAATACATTAAGTGGCGGGCAGCAACAGCTGGTAGCAATGGCTCAAGCGCTGGTATCTAAGCCAAGCATGTTATTACTTGATGAGCCTATTAGTGCACTTGATATTCGTCATCAAATTCAAGTACTAGAAATTGCTAAAGACTACACAAAAAATACAAAGACCATAACAATAACGGTATTGCATGATTTATCGCTAGCTGCCCGCTATAGCGACAAGTTTGTTTTATTAAATGACGGGCATGTTGTAGAAGCAGGTAGCCCAGCTAAGGTATTACAACCCGAATTACTAGAGCAAGTTTATCAAGTGAAAGTAGAGGTTGGGTATTGTAGTAATGGTTATTTACATATTACGCCTACTATACCTACTGATATAAATGTAAATTAAAATTAGATTAACCATGACAAACGATAAATATCGACTGCTACTTGATTTAGCATCCTATGACTCGCAGTTAGCGGCTTTATCTTATTACTGTTTAAAAAGCTGTGATTGTTTTACTTTGTTACAAGAAAAATTAGACGAATTATGTGGTTTTATTACCAGTGAAGCTAATCAATCAATTTGGAAAAAACACGAACTGTGTGGTGAATTAGATAGACAACTTAAACAGTTAAGAGAAACTGCTATACATGCACTCTGCTCCCTTGAGCGACATCAGTCAAAATGTGCAAAAGCACACCAGTTAAATATCACGCCATATTTACAACAGTTAAGTGATAGTATTCAATGGGAGCTGAAATTAGCAAAAGTAGGAAGCACCTCAAGAGTACTATTTATCGGCTCTGGTTCTTATCCACTTTCAGCTTTTACAATTTCTCAAGCAACGGGTGCTACTGTACAAGGGCTAGATATTGACAAAGAAGCTGTTAAGCTGGCTTCAGACCTACAGCAGGAAATGTGTAAAACCAATTTTGTTTATGGTGATTTAGCTATTGTATTTCAAGCATTTAGGCCAACACATATTATAATTGCCTCTTTAGTTGAGCATAAATGGGAGGTGCTTGCCCAGTTACGTCCTTTGTTATCACTTTCACAAAAAATTTTAGTTCGCTTTGGCAACGGGCTTAAATCTGCATTTAACTATCCATTTAACCCAGAACTATCAATTGGTTGGAAGCGCACTCCCATTTTACAACTTTCTGGTGTTTATGACGCAATATTAATGGAGAAAGAATAAGTATGTCGAACCATCCCTTGGATGCCACACTCATTGTTGGCAGTGGCCCTGCTGCATTACAAGTTGCAGTGCTTTTGAAAAATGCAGGCGTTAGTCAGCTGGGTATGGTGAGTCGATGCTCTGAAAAATGGCAACAATTTTTGGATGTGTATAGTCGCACACATGAAATAAAGATAACGGTTGTTAAGCCAGAGTTATCCTATTTAGCAGGTAGTACTACACTAACTTGTCTTTATGATAGCTACAAACAGGTGCAAAACAATTGGCATAATCTTGTTTTGAGTATTCCTTCTGACGCTTATTTATCAGTTTTAGCTTTATTGCCTTTGGAAACGTTAACTTGCTTAAAGAGCATTATTTTACTTTCACCCTCTTTTGGTTCGCATCTATTAGTGAGTCAGCATTTGGAATCGAGAAAAGTTAATTGTGAGGTTATTTGTTTATCTAATTACTTTGCTGCAACTAAGTATAGGATTAGTAATGAGACGAAAGTCCTTAATCACGCCGTTACTAAAGCCTGTAAAAAAAAGCTTTACTTATCTTCGAGCCAGCATGGTAGTGAAGCTTTATTAGCATTGCAGAAACTGCTGTTAGCCACAGGTATAGAAAGCCAGCAACTGTTCAGCGGGTTGAGTGTAGAAGCAAGAAATATAACTAGTTATGTTCATCCTGCGTTATTTATCAATAAATTTTCTTTAGATCAAATAGTTGCTCCTGGTGTAATACCTAAGTACATGTATAAACTCTATCCAGAAGGACCTATTACTCCAAATGTGATTAAAAAGATGGTCGGTATTTGGTATGAGATTTCAGCCGTTGTACTAACATTAAATGCTGAACCAATAAATTTATTACAATTTTTAAATGATGATAACTATCCAGTTCATGAGTTGACTATTAGTCGAGAACAAATTGATAGCTTTTGTGATTTGACAGTCATTGAACAAGAGTATCTCCTTTATATTAGATATAGTGCAATTTTGATTGACCCTTTTTCGCAACCCAATGAAAAAGGGGGGTATTATGATTTTTCTGCAGTGCCTTACCCTAAAGCCAGCTTTGATAGTGGTAGGCTTATATTACCTAGAGTACCTGTTGAGGATATAAAGTCAATTTATTTATTTAAGGCCTTAAGTAAGTTTTTTTCTCTACAATGTCCTACAATTGATGGCTTAATTGATTGCTTTGAGGGCTGGTATGAGGAAAAAATACAAAATAATGACTTAATTAAACAGTGGGCTGAGTGTGCTGAGCAAACAGCTAGTCAAATAGTCTCAACTAATAAAAAGTTGGTTAGAGGTACCCTAGAGGAATATAAATATGAATAACGGTGTAGTATTAGCCATTTTATCAGCATTCGTATTTAGTGCCATGAATGCCTTGATTAAAGCGGCGAGCCTTACAATTCCAAGTAGTGAAATAGTGTTCTTTCGAAGTATCATCGGTACCATCCTTGTGTTATATTTAATGCGTCATAGTAAAGTAGCCTTTTCAAGAAATGGTATTTCACTCTTGATTGTAAGGGGAGTGCTTGGTGCACTGTACTTGTTGGCTTTTGTTTATACTATTGCTCATATACCGTTGGCCGATGCGGCTATATTAGCTTACTTGTCACCATTTTTTGTGATCATATTATCTCGACTTGTCCTCGGTGAAACCTTGGCTTCTCGAACAAAGTATTTACTACCCTTGGTTTTATTAGGGATGGTATTGGTGGTTAATCCATTTAACTACTCGTCTTTTAGTATTTATGCACTCGCAGGCGTTGCCAGTGCACTGTTTGCTGCAGGTGCATCTATTACTATTCGCCATTTAAGTAAAAAGCACCATACTTATGAAATTATTTTTTATTTTCTTGCTACCGCAACCATTATTTCAGCAATTTTAATGGGGGATGACTTTGTTATACCAAAAGGAGTAGAGTGGGCATACCTAATTGCAATTGGTGTTGTATCATTACTAGGGCAAGTTTTTTTGACTAAAGCATTTACCCATGAAAATGCTGCTGTCGTTGCTACAACGCGATATATAGGTATTGTATTTAATGTATTGTGGGGGGTACTCTTCTGGAGCGAGATTCCTGATTGGCTCACGACAGTAGGAGGTATCATTATCATCAGTTCTTGTATTGCACTATCTCTGAAGAAAACATTATTGACAAAAGACAAATATAGTCAAAAGCAGGTAGTTGAAACTGATCCTCAGCCAACAAAATAAATAATATACGGCTATACCGAGTCAATATATGACTACCATAATGGAGAAACGATAGTGGCACTAGCTACTCAGTTTTGGTTTCTACTTGTTAGTGCTGCATCTTGGCTATTGCTATGATTGTTGATGTCCATTCTATTGGTTTGTTTTATAGCCATTGGGTGCTCTAGTAAACTTTTATCACTTTTCATATATACCATTGATTAAATCGTCAAAGTAATACTGGTCATATTTTCCTGCTTCTATGAACTTAGCTAGTCCCTTATTGAATAGAGCCATTATTTTTTTATTATTTTCTATTTTATTAGACAATAATAAGTAAGCTTCCTGTTTCTTTAATGGGCGATGATGATTTGTAAATAGCTGAACCATTGTTTTAGGGAAAATTTTATTAATCTCAAAGTAGCCAACACTTAAGTCATGAGGGAAAATATCAATTCGTTCTTTTAGTAGCATTCTTAAATTCTATACATCAGTAATTAGTCTAGGAGTGACACCATAATATTTTAGCTCTTCCGATACAAATGGTGGCCACTCGCCTCCGGACAGGGTAATGCTTATTTCGGCATTAGCTTGGAGGGTTAGTATAGCTAATGCTATATAAAGAAACTTCATGGTACGTTGACTACTCTTGCTGTTAGCTTACGTTTAGCAAAGAGCGTTAAATGTTTCCACTCTATGTTTGCAAGCAGAAATAGTAGCCAGGCAAACTGCTCATAAGACAGGTAAGGCTGTCATTGAGGGGCAGGGTACGGTTGGCCTGCCAATGATTGTGCAATGTACCAGTCATTAGCCGCTGGGCAGCTTCTTGAGCCTGAAACATCACCTGCTCTGTCTGATGCAACAGCAGGAGGGATGCAGTGACATTTTCGCTTTGTCAGCAGTGACTAGAACATGAGCGGATTGTGACAGAAGGGACCGCAGCAGTGAAGCATATCCGTCAGTTGGGCTGTCAATTACAAGGTAAAAAAATAGTGGTGGTTTTATCTGGGCGAAATATTGCCTTAGAAAAACTGCTTAAGATTATTCAGTAAATAGTTTACAGATTGTGCAAATAAAAAAATAATAGATAAAAAACGGGAAGGTTCTGTAATGAAAAGCACAATCAAGTCAATCAAGGATAAACGGCAGCGTCACCAAGAGCGGTATACGGCACTGGGTTACCAATACGTTATAGCAGACAGCATTGATTTTATTAATGTCATTCATTGGGATCAGGTAGTGGGTAATGCCTCAGTATTTATGAGCCAGGACTATTTGCAAGTTATCGATGCCAATAGTCCAACAAATACTGAACAGCGCTATGCACTGGCTTATCAGGATGGCAAGCCTGTGGCTGCTATTGTTTGTCAGATAGCCACCATTTCTGGTAAACAACTGGTATTGCCAGATAAAAAGCTGAAAGAAAAAGTAGTTAAACAGTATCGAGAGAGAGTACTGGTATGTGGCAACTTAGTGTCTAATGGATTACATGGTGTTGCTTTGGCAAGTGACTTGGATGCTGAGCAAGGATGGCGAATAGTTGCGGAGCTGATTTATCGTATTCGACGAGGGGAAAAACTGAATGGCTCAATTAATTTTGCGTTAGTGAAGGATCTTGGCCTGGCTCAGCTTGAGGCATCAATGGTGATGGAGCGCTACAGTTACCGTAAAATACAAACTGATCCTGATATGGTGTTAGAGCTGCCTGATAACTGTACTTCATTTGATGACTATCTACAGCTACTGACATCTAAGTATCGTAATCGAGTCAAAAAAACGCAAAAACAACTAAAACAAGCGGAAATTACTGATGTACGGATAACGGACCT
Above is a genomic segment from Spartinivicinus poritis containing:
- a CDS encoding TonB-dependent receptor, producing the protein MWFSLKQIKPAPIFIYSILYSIVISTATAEQGVNPADDLFELSLEELLTTKVHSRLPESNSAIPSTVTIINQESIDTQRAIFNDLGFILSNYVPSLPPSTMTAFNRSTTIRGRKMAILINGVPIDTPLRTGDQALRSLDASVLQSIKVMHGANSLYGVGSSGGTINYITKDTAPGSATVLSSELSKSAALTHIEDSGSTSLVQSLKGTANNLSFFASAFYEQVDGFFDAEGDRIPSKTAGNSSIGLPESKNMNLYSKLAYDWQQQRVAFSALYYEHAMEDIYETVGGDVISRTKATAVRTPAKSNTEDPGSKNLILSLIYKHQAIFGSTFHAQTYYQDYDNIFGAFIEDSPLVRSSDMVGQSTITSKKYGLRFDFNTPLEALFDNQRTALDWGIDVLRDKTGQTLLSGSIGGDTWTPFMTMTQHAPFVQFQSNITKRLSTKAGLRDEHTQIQVDDFNTVFGGHINGGEVTFQKTSFNIGLVYKLTDYTEIFAGVSEGYDVPEIGRVLRNASNTIEFDSIDIEAIDNRSTEIGIRIKQDNFRFSFTAYRSTSDLGLQLTAVPGTDLLTPEQTPESIEGLELTTQYLYNKYWVAGGTFSWLEGERDTDTGTEYLSGQRIPPLKATAYVEYKPVKNTLIRLQALYSGERNRFPDDIGNGEQFKGKVQSFTTFDLLGRYQLNNASITLAIHNLFNKDYFTVFSQSSNLDRRVIKAPGRMINLTFKISY
- a CDS encoding substrate-binding periplasmic protein encodes the protein MFIILFIIAALSNALVIQASSTTIHLTYNIEPNPPFNMGDHLADNPGITIEMIQAVGYQLKINFQFEKMPWKRCLYSVQQNIMDGTIDASFKKERMKVGVYPMTDGEIDTSKRNSTQSYSIFTTQASAIKSVEDLLNKYIGVTRGYSIISDLENRGIKNIIETNGSLVSLRMLKRKRIHAIVDLEANIQSQLHTYPNEFQDIRMITPPVQSKNYYLLFSHKFYRENKALAHKIWDEIASIRESK
- a CDS encoding ABC transporter substrate-binding protein, yielding MKWLVKQLMFSIVLVGVSAQALWADIHFKDVIGRNITLKKPAERIFLGFYFEDFLAITGPNAYEKVVMFPRASWRDYRRSQWETYSKIIPQLTTILDSGSIYTGTFDFEKLLATKPDVALIAAWQYKSLGEKVALLEKSGINVVVVDFNAQTLAKHVASTLVIGKVMGTEGRAEAIAKEYQQTVEDTQARVAKYLASHPSRRVYVEMGTTGPKEYGKSYSTTMWGNMLKIAGADNIATGKFEGSAHLAPEYILSQNPEVIFISGAHWSKYNDSALLGFGITEAQAQARYKPYLSRAGWHHLAAVKNGDVYGIYHAGTRTIYDHVFIQYLAKSIYPEAFKDIDPIKNHQKFFENYMPQQLNGSFMIKVAD
- a CDS encoding FecCD family ABC transporter permease, with the translated sequence MSEAIKGKLLIMQEEPVINGLYQQLNKKRMWRLVIICLFLTASLGLDVSIGSSWMNLFEIFNALISGPGSNSVNTTIVWQLRLPLTLTCMMVGACLGLAGGLMQTLLANPLASPYTLGVSAAAGFGAAVAILSGVTILGNTWLGVPIAAFIAAGLSSLAIYFIGKRQNMDAKVLVLAGIVILFFFQALLSLAQYLASPEVLQQIVFWLFGSLLKANWVSVGVAGIILLISIIWIYPKVWVLTALSSGDEQAQALGINTSKIRLQVFLLCSLLTTGAVSFVGTIGFIGLVAPHLSRMLVGEDQRFYLPAATLIGALLLTSASLVSKVIIPGAIIPIGIITSLVGVPFLLYLLVSRRFNQ
- a CDS encoding ABC transporter ATP-binding protein, with the translated sequence MRSLCLEELCVSLSGKSILKEINTQFTGGDFTSILGPNGSGKTTLLKAIMGMVRSQGRISCFENTTPVARLESSYLCQFIHSNCQLTVIEMVLLGFVKQLSWQVTPEQESQAEQILSEFNLLKIATRRFNTLSGGQQQLVAMAQALVSKPSMLLLDEPISALDIRHQIQVLEIAKDYTKNTKTITITVLHDLSLAARYSDKFVLLNDGHVVEAGSPAKVLQPELLEQVYQVKVEVGYCSNGYLHITPTIPTDINVN
- a CDS encoding nicotianamine synthase family protein, which gives rise to MTNDKYRLLLDLASYDSQLAALSYYCLKSCDCFTLLQEKLDELCGFITSEANQSIWKKHELCGELDRQLKQLRETAIHALCSLERHQSKCAKAHQLNITPYLQQLSDSIQWELKLAKVGSTSRVLFIGSGSYPLSAFTISQATGATVQGLDIDKEAVKLASDLQQEMCKTNFVYGDLAIVFQAFRPTHIIIASLVEHKWEVLAQLRPLLSLSQKILVRFGNGLKSAFNYPFNPELSIGWKRTPILQLSGVYDAILMEKE
- a CDS encoding opine metallophore biosynthesis dehydrogenase, encoding MSNHPLDATLIVGSGPAALQVAVLLKNAGVSQLGMVSRCSEKWQQFLDVYSRTHEIKITVVKPELSYLAGSTTLTCLYDSYKQVQNNWHNLVLSIPSDAYLSVLALLPLETLTCLKSIILLSPSFGSHLLVSQHLESRKVNCEVICLSNYFAATKYRISNETKVLNHAVTKACKKKLYLSSSQHGSEALLALQKLLLATGIESQQLFSGLSVEARNITSYVHPALFINKFSLDQIVAPGVIPKYMYKLYPEGPITPNVIKKMVGIWYEISAVVLTLNAEPINLLQFLNDDNYPVHELTISREQIDSFCDLTVIEQEYLLYIRYSAILIDPFSQPNEKGGYYDFSAVPYPKASFDSGRLILPRVPVEDIKSIYLFKALSKFFSLQCPTIDGLIDCFEGWYEEKIQNNDLIKQWAECAEQTASQIVSTNKKLVRGTLEEYKYE
- a CDS encoding DMT family transporter, coding for MNNGVVLAILSAFVFSAMNALIKAASLTIPSSEIVFFRSIIGTILVLYLMRHSKVAFSRNGISLLIVRGVLGALYLLAFVYTIAHIPLADAAILAYLSPFFVIILSRLVLGETLASRTKYLLPLVLLGMVLVVNPFNYSSFSIYALAGVASALFAAGASITIRHLSKKHHTYEIIFYFLATATIISAILMGDDFVIPKGVEWAYLIAIGVVSLLGQVFLTKAFTHENAAVVATTRYIGIVFNVLWGVLFWSEIPDWLTTVGGIIIISSCIALSLKKTLLTKDKYSQKQVVETDPQPTK